From Roseibium alexandrii DFL-11, the proteins below share one genomic window:
- the glpK gene encoding glycerol kinase GlpK, with amino-acid sequence MAGCVLAIDQGTTSSRAIVFGEDFQPVSVGQQEFPQHFPKSGWVEHSPSDIWTSTLRVCREAMENAPGNGADVAAIGITNQRETTLVWDRKTGEPVYNAIVWQDRRTADFCARLRAEGLEAKFTAKTGLLLDPYFSGTKIAWILDNVDGVRARAERGELAFGTVDSWLIWHLTEGEVHATDATNASRTLIYNIHDNAWDAELCELLKIPMSLLPVVKDSADDFGVAKADLFGRELPILGVAGDQQAATVGQACFEPGMVKSTYGTGCFALMNTGAKPVASANRMLTTIAYRLNGETTYALEGSIFVAGAAVQWLRDGVGLIENAADSQALAEQADPNQDVYLVPAFVGLGAPYWDADARGAMFGLTRNTGPKEIVRSVLQSVGYQTSDLISAMQSDWPDAHSPVLRVDGGMTASDWTMQFLSDILGAPVDRPTVAETTALGAAWLAGSRAGIWPGQKEFSAKWKLEKRFEPHLDQDRREQLLAGWKDAVRRTRSSLD; translated from the coding sequence ATGGCCGGATGTGTGTTGGCGATTGACCAGGGCACTACGTCAAGCCGTGCCATTGTCTTTGGTGAAGATTTTCAGCCGGTAAGTGTCGGGCAGCAGGAGTTTCCGCAACACTTTCCAAAGTCTGGTTGGGTTGAGCATTCACCATCGGATATATGGACCAGCACGCTCCGGGTTTGCCGTGAGGCGATGGAAAACGCACCGGGCAACGGTGCCGATGTCGCAGCGATCGGAATCACAAACCAGCGTGAAACAACGCTTGTCTGGGATCGCAAAACCGGTGAGCCGGTCTATAATGCGATTGTGTGGCAGGACCGCCGGACCGCCGACTTTTGCGCAAGACTTCGCGCAGAAGGTCTTGAAGCAAAATTCACAGCCAAGACCGGCTTGCTGCTAGATCCCTATTTCTCCGGAACAAAAATTGCCTGGATTCTGGACAATGTCGACGGCGTCCGTGCACGAGCCGAACGCGGCGAACTTGCATTTGGTACGGTTGACAGCTGGCTGATCTGGCATCTAACGGAAGGCGAGGTGCACGCCACTGACGCCACGAATGCATCCCGGACACTGATTTATAATATCCATGACAACGCCTGGGATGCTGAGCTTTGCGAGCTTTTGAAAATTCCAATGAGTCTTCTGCCCGTCGTCAAAGACAGTGCGGATGACTTCGGTGTAGCCAAGGCGGATCTGTTCGGACGGGAATTGCCGATCCTTGGTGTTGCCGGGGACCAACAGGCTGCCACTGTTGGGCAAGCGTGTTTTGAGCCTGGCATGGTGAAGTCGACCTATGGAACCGGTTGTTTTGCCTTGATGAATACGGGCGCAAAGCCGGTCGCATCAGCAAATCGGATGCTAACGACGATCGCTTATCGGCTAAACGGTGAGACGACTTATGCGCTCGAAGGGTCGATTTTTGTTGCAGGTGCCGCTGTCCAATGGCTTCGCGATGGCGTTGGCCTCATTGAAAATGCAGCCGACTCTCAGGCTCTTGCCGAACAAGCCGACCCAAACCAGGACGTCTATCTGGTCCCGGCCTTCGTCGGTCTCGGCGCGCCTTATTGGGACGCGGACGCGCGCGGGGCAATGTTCGGGTTGACCCGGAATACCGGGCCGAAGGAAATCGTCCGTTCGGTTCTGCAAAGTGTCGGTTATCAGACGAGTGATCTCATCTCTGCGATGCAGTCTGACTGGCCGGATGCGCATTCGCCGGTATTGCGGGTCGACGGCGGCATGACGGCGTCCGACTGGACGATGCAATTCCTGTCCGATATCCTCGGCGCACCGGTGGATCGCCCCACCGTTGCTGAGACCACAGCACTCGGCGCCGCCTGGCTCGCGGGAAGTCGGGCCGGGATCTGGCCTGGACAAAAAGAATTCTCCGCCAAATGGAAACTGGAAAAACGGTTTGAACCCCATCTTGACCAGGACCGGCGGGAGCAGCTGCTGGCCGGTTGGAAAGACGCGGTCAGAAGAACGCGCTCCAGTCTGGACTAG